The Xylophilus rhododendri region CTTGTACATCTCGCGGGTGGCTTCCATGCCGCCGCCGTACTGCATCCAGGCGTTGTGCTGGCGGGCGTTGAGGCCGAAGGGCAGGCCGGTGTCGAAGGCCAGGGCCGGGTTCTTGCCGACGAAGGCCGAAGCCAGCACATGGTTGACCTCGATGGTGCCGTTGCTGACGGCTTCCATGTTCTGCGGCGGCGGCACGATCTCGCCACCGGCGAAGCACTGGATGGTGAACTTGCCGTCGGTCAGTTCCGCCACGCGTTTGCACAGGTGTTCGGCCGAGCCGTACATGGTGTCCAGGCTCTTGGGCCAGCTGGTGGACATGCGCCACTTCACGGCGGGCGTGCCCGCCTGCGCCATGGCCGCGGGAGCGGCGAGCGCCCCCAGAACACCGGCCATGGCCGTCTTGTCGATGAAGCTGCGTCGCTGCATGGGAACTCCAGATAGTGGGGGAGGAAGCGGGGAACCGGGCTTGTTTATAGTCAGCATACTGAGCGGTTTTCGGACTGTCAACGAAGTTTTCGCCCAGCAAATCAGACGTCATTTCGCCGCACCAGAAAAGGGCGGGAAAAACCTGATGGCGCACCACGTCAGTGTGTGGATCGAAGTTTTCGTAGGATTTTGGTGCGTGTGCATGGCGCCTCCCCAACGCATCCGAGCGCATCGAAATTTCGTTGACGTCCGTCAGTGTGCTGATAATAATTGACGTAAAACCAAACCCAAGGTGAATCGCATGACATGGACCCGGATCGCCTCCGTCGAGCAGCTCGGCGAGGACGAAGCACTCGCGGTTTCGCTCGGTGAAAGAAAGCTCGCCGTCTTCCACAGCGGCGGCAGTTTTCATGTGACGGACAACATCTGCACCCACGCCTACGCCCTGCTGTCGGAGGGTTATGTGGAAGACGGCTGCGTGGAATGCCCGCTGCACCAGGCCCGCTTCGACCTGAGCACGGGTGCGGCGATGTGCGCACCCGCCACGCAGCCGATCCGGGTCTATCCGGTGCGCATCGAAGGCAGCGACATTCTGGTGGAAGCCTGATGGCCGCGGCCGAACGCACCGGCGTGCTGATCGTGGGCGCGGGCCAGGCCGGCGCCATGGCGGCGGCGGCCTTGCGCGGCTTCGCTTATGCGGGGCGCATCGTGATGGTGGGTTCCGAACCGGACCTGCCCTACGAGCGGCCGCCGCTGTCCAAGGCCATGCTGGCGGGGGAGGGCGCGGTGGAGCAGATCCAGCTGCACCCCACCGGCTTCCATCAGGAAAAGGACATCGAGACCTGGCTAAGCGCTGCGGTGCAGTCGCTGGACACTTCCGCGCAGACGGCGACCCTGGCCGACGGCCGCGCCATCGCCTACGAACACTGCCTGCTGGCCACCGGCGGCACGGCCCGTGTGGTGCCCGGCCTGCCGGAACATGCGCCGCGTGTGCACTATCTGCGTTCGGTGGCCGACGCCCTGCGCCTGCGCGAGGCCCTGCGCCGCCATGCCAGCCTGCTGGTGATCGGCGGCGGTTTCCTTGGGCTGGAGGTGGCCTCCACCGCGCAATCCATGGGCCTGGACACTACGGTGCTGGAACGCGGCGGCCGTCTGCTGGAGCGCGTGCTGCCGCCGGTGGCGGGCGACTGGCTGCGCCAGCGGGTGGAACTCTCCGGCGTGCGGCTGCGGCTGGATGCGGCCTGCGAATCCTTCGAGCTGGGCGAGCAGGCCGTGACCGCCACCCTGGCATCGGGCGAGCGCGTCAGCGCCGACATCGTGGTCGTCGCCGTCGGCCAGGTACCGGATGTCGCGCTGGCGCGCGAGGCCGGCATCGACCTGCACCCCGCCAACCAGGGCATCCGCATCGACGCCCGCTGCGCCACCAGCGCGCCGAACCTGTATGCGGCCGGCGACTGCACCAGCCAGCACCATCCCTTCCTGGGCAGCGAACAGCGCCTCGAATCCTGGCAGAGCGCCAACGAACAGGCCCGCATCGCCGCGGCCGCCATCGCCGGTGCCGAGACCCACCCGCTGGCCGCCCCCTGGTTCTGGAGCGACCAGTTCGGCTGCAACCTGCAGATGCAGGGCCTGCCCGCGCCCGGCCTCAGCTACCACTGCCGCGGCGGACTCTCTTCCACCCCGCCCGAGCTGCCCAAATTCCTGCTGCTGGGCACCGACCCGCAGCAGCGCATCGTGCATGCCATCGCCGTCAATGCCGGCGGCGACCTGCGCCAGTTGAAACCCCTGATCGACGGCCGCGTGCCCTGCGACATCGTGTCGCTCTGCAACCCCGCCGCCGCCCTCAAGGCCCAGGTGCGCAGCGCCCTGGCCCAGCACACCACCCCCGCGATTTCCTGAAACGGAGCCCAGCCCATGCACAGCACCCACGCCGTTCTCAACCGCACCGTCCGCGCCAAGGATGCCGGCCTCGCCGGCTGCACCTGGCCGGCGGACGCGCTGCACTTCATCCCCGACTGGGTCTACACCAGCGAGGAGGTCTATGCCCGCGAGATGGAGCTGATCTTCCGCGGCGACACCTGGAACTACGTCGCCCTCGAAGCCGAGATCCCCCACGCCGGCGATTACAAGCGCTCCTACGTGGGCGACACCCCGGTGGTGGTCTCGCGCGCCGAGGACGGCTCGATCAACGTCTTCGAGAACCGCTGCGCCCACCGCGGCGCCGAGTTCTGCCGCCACGGCCAGGGCAATACCAAGGAGTTCGTCTGCCCGTACCACCAGTGGTCCTACGACCTCAAGGGCAACCTGCAGGGCGTGCCCTTCAAGCGCGGCGTGAACAAGACCGGCGGCATGCCCAAGGACTTCAAGAACGAGGAACACGGGCTGAAGAAGCTGCAGGTGACGACCCGCAACGGCGTGGTCTTCGCCTCGTATTCGGTGCTGGTCGAGCCGCTGGAGGAGTACCTGCAGCCGGAGATCCTCAAGGACTTCGACGTGGTCTTCAGCGGCAGGAAACTCAAGGTGCTCGGCTACTACAAGAACGAGCTGCCCTGCAACTGGAAGATGTACCACGAGAACCTGAAGGACCCCTACCACGCCACGTTGCTGCACAGCTTCCTGGTGGTCTTCGGCCTGCTGGTGGCGGGCAACAAGTCGGCCATGATCGCCGACGCCAAACACGGCCGCCACGGCACCATGGCCTCGGCCAAGTCCGATGCCCAGGTCAGCAGCGAGAACAAGGCCGAGATGCGCTCCTTCCACGAGGGCATGGCGCTGCGCGACGACCGCTTCCTGGACTTCGTCAAGGAGTTCGACTCCGAATGGTCGGTGACCATGCAGACCGTCTGGCCCAACCTGGTGGTGCAGCGCGAGATGAACACGCTCGGCGTGCGCCAGATCGTGCCCAACGGCCCCAACAGCATGCTGATGCAGTGGACCATGTTCGGCTACGAGGACGACACCGAGGAGATGACCCGCCACCGCCTGCGCCAGGGCAACCTGATGGGCCCGGCCGGCTTCCTGGGCCTGGAGGACAACGAGGCGATGAAGTTCGTGCAGGAGGGCGTGCGCCGCTCCAGCACCGACCTCAACGTCATCAAGCTCGACGCGGACCGCATCGGCACCTCGGAGACCCTGATCTCCGAGGCCTGCATCCGCGGCATGTACCAGTACTACCGCGAAGTCATGGGGTTCCAGGCAGCATGAGCGCACTCATTTCCAAACTGTTCCGCCCGCGCCGCATCGCACTGCCGCGCGCCATCGAACTGGCCCGCGAGGTCGAGGCCTTCAACGCCGAATACTGCGCGGTGCTGGATGCCGGCATGGTCGAGCAGTGGCCCGACTTCTTCACCGAGGACGGCGTCTACCGCATCACCGCCCGCGAGAACGCCGAGCTGAACCTGCCGGTGGGCCTGGTCTATGCCGAGGGCCGCGACATGATGATCGACCGGGCCATCGCCATCGGCCGCACCCAGATGTTCGCGCCCCGCTACAACCTGCACCTGGTGAGCAATACCCGCGTCACCGAGGAACTGGCCGACGGCGGCATCGTCGCCCAGGCCAACTTCGTGCTGCTGCAGACCCTGGTGGAAGGCCCCAGCACCATCCACATGGCCGGCACCTTCCACGACCGCTTCGTGCGCCGCGACGGCGGCCTGCTGCTGGCCGAGCGCCAGGCCATCTACGACACGACCATCATCGCCAACGACCTGGTCTATCCGCTGTGAAACAGCGCCGCTCAGATCCCGCGCAGGATGGTGCGGCTGTACTGGTTGTTGGCCTCGACCAGGCGCTGCATCAGGTCCATCAGCATCGACTTCTCGGCCTCGCGCAGCGGCTCCAGCAGCCGCTCCTGGGCACGGGTCATGTTGGCGTGCAGGGCGGCGACCAGGCGCTGGCCTTCGTCGGTCAGGCTGACATGGCGGGTGCGCCGGTCCTGCGGATTGGGCTTGCGCTCCAGCAGGCCGCGGTCTTCCAGGCGCTTGACCACGTCGGCGGTGGTGGTGCGGTCCAGGCCCACCTCCTGGCCCAGCGCCGTCTGGTCCAGGCCCGGCAGCGCGGCCACCGCCGTCATCAGGCCGTACTGCACCGGCGTCACCGATTCGGTCTTGAACTCCTCCAGGAACATGGCGACGTGGATCTGGTGCAGGCGCCGGATCAGAAAGCCCGGACGCTGGAACAGGAGGGCCTTGGCCGGATCGGCCGGGCCGCTGGTGCTGGGTTTCACAGGACTCCCGAAAAATCGTTAGTAGGCTGAGAATTTTGCCACTGCATCGTGCCGCAGGTCCGCCCAATCGGCAGAGAGAACAAGGTCATTCGCAGTTTTCTTGAGCTGGATCAAATCTGCGTACCAAAGGCATATCCGAACCGTTTCCCTTTCCAGGAAAAACCATGAACAGAATCCGCAAGATCGCCTTCGAGGAACACTTCATGGCGCCCGGCTTCGAGCGCTATTCGCCCTTCCTGAAGTTCATCGCGCCCAGCGCCGCGGCCGAGCTGCTGGCGCGGCTGTCCGACATCGACGCGATGCGGCTGGCCGAGATGGATGCGGCGGGCATCGCCATGACCATCCTGTCGCAGACCGGCCTGGGCATCCAGGGCGAGCCCGACACGGCCGCCGCCATCCGCGCCGCCGCCGAGAACAACGACTACCTGGCCACGCGCATCGCCCGCCATCCCGGCCGCTTCGGCGGCTTCGCCTGTCTGGCGATGCAGGACCCCCAGGCCGCCGCCGACGAGCTTGAGCGCGCGGTGACCCAGCTCGGCTTCAAGGGCGCGCTGGTCAACGGCCACACGCTGGGCCGCTACTACGACGACCCGGCCTACGACGTGGTCTGGGAGCGGCTGCAGGCGCTGGACTATCCGCTCTACCTGCATCCGATCGACTTCCCGCAGGTGCCCAGGACACTCGAAGGCTTCCCCGTGCTGCACGGCGCCACCTGGGGATGGGGCGTGGAGACCGGCTCGCATGCGCTGCGCCTCTTGTTCTCCGGCGTGTTCGACCGCTTCCCCAAGCTGAAGATCGTGCTGGGCCACATGGGCGAGGGCCTGCCCTTCCAGCGCTGGCGCTACGACAGCCGCTTCGCCGCCTATCCCTTCGGCATCACCCTGCAGCGAAAGCCTTCGGAGTACATCGGCAGCAACATCGTCATCACCACCTCGGGTGTCTGCTCCGAGGCGGCCTTGAAGGGCGCCATCGCCGAGATGGGTGCGGAGGCCGTGATGTTCTCGGTGGACTACCCCTACGAAGACACGGCCATCGCCGCCGACTTCATCGAGCAGTCCGACCTCGACGAGGCCACCCGCGCCCTGGTCTGCCATGGCAATGCCGAGCGGCTGCTCAAGCTCGATCCCCAATAAAGAAATCGCCCATCCAAGGAGCCAGATCCCATGACCCGTCCCTACCGCATCGGCCAGATCGTGCCGAGTTCCAACACCACCATGGAGACCGAGATCCCCGCCATGCTGCGCCTGCGCGAGGCGATCCGGCCGGAGCGTTTCACCTTCCACTCCAGCCGCATGCGCATGAAGACGGTGCAGAAGGACGAGCTGGCCGCCATGGACGGCGAATCCGACCGCTGCTCGCTGGAACTCTCCGATGCGCGGGTGGACGTGCTGGGCTACGCCTGCCTGGTCGCCATCATGGCCATGGGCCGTGGCTACCACCGCCAGTCGCAGGCGCGGCTGACGGCGCATACCGAGAAGAACGAGGGCAAGGCGCCGGTCATCACCAGCGCCGGCGCTCTGGTCGATGCGCTGAGGATCATGGGCGCGAAGAAGGTCGCGCTGGTGGCGCCCTACATGCTGCCGCTGACCGAGCTGGTGGTGGACTACATCCGCCACGAGGGCTTCGAGGTGAGCGACTGGACCGCCCTGCAGATCCCCGACAACCTGGAGGTGGGCCGGCACGATCCGTCCCGCCTGCCGGCCATCGTGGCCAAGTTGAAGACCGACGACGTGGACGTGATCGTGCTCTCGGCCTGCGTGCAGATGCCCTCGCTGCCGGTGATCGCCCAGGTGGAGGCCATGACCGGCAAGCCGGTGGTGACGGCGGCCGTCGCCACCACCTACGCCATGCTCAAGGCGCTGGAGCTGGAGCCCATCGTGCCGGGCGCCGGCGCGCTGCTGTCGGGCGCCTACTGATGGGCTCGCGGCTTCTGTACGGCGCCCATGTGCGCGCCAACGGCATCCGCCAGCATTACCTGCGCTACGGCGGCCAGGGCCGGCCGCTGCTCATCGTGCCGGGCATCACCAGCCCGGCGATCACCTGGGGCTTCGTTGCCGAACGGCTGGCCGAGCGCTTCGACACCTATGTGCTGGACGTGCGCGGCCGGGGCCTGTCCGAAGCCTCGCCGACGCTGGACTACGGGCTGGACGCCATGGCCGCCGACGTGGCCGCCTTCGCCGAGGCGCTGGACCTGCGCGGCTATGCCCTGGTCGGCCATTCGATGGGCGCGCGCATCGGCATCCGCGTGTCACGCCACCATGGCGAGCGGCTCGGCTGCCTGGCGATGGTCGATCCGCCGGTGTCCGGCCCCGGCCGCCGGCGTTATCCCTCCAACCTGGCCTGGTACCTCGATTCGATGCGCCAGGCCCGGCGTGGCATCACGGTCGAACAGATGCGGGTGTTCTGCCCCAGCTGGACCGAGGAGCAGCTGCGCCTGCGCGCCGAATGGCTGCACACCTGCGACGAACGCGCCATCGTCACCACCTTCGACGGCTTCCACCAGGACGACATCCAGTCCGACCTGCCTTTCGTCAAGGTGCCCTCCCTGCTGATGGTGGCCGGCCGCGGCGGCGTGGTCGCGCCCGAGGACCAGGCCGAGTTCACCCGCCTGCTGCCCGGTTTGTTGACCGTGCAGGTGCCCGACGCCGGCCACATGATCCCCTGGGACGACGAGGCGGGCTTTCACGCCGGCCTGCACAGCTTCCTGGGCACGAATCTGGCTGCGGCCTGAGAATCGTCCTTCGCTCTTTCCATAGGAGAACCCATGCCCGTCAGTGACCACCAGTTGATCGGCGCCTGGAAGCAGGTGCTGGCCTTGTCCCGGCTGGAGCGCGGCCAGACCGTGACCATCCTCACCGGTGCCGCCACCCATCCGCAGACCCTGGCCTGCGCGCTCATCGCCACGCAGGACATGGGCGCCATCGTCAACCGGCTGGACCTGCCGCCGGTCAACGGCGAGAAGGCCCACAGCCGCGACAGCCTGGCCTACCTGGGCACCACGCCGCTGACCGGCAATCCGGCGGCCATCGCCATGCTCAAGGCCAGCGACCTGGTGCTGGACCTGATGACCCTGCTGTTCTCGCCGGAGCAGCACGACATCCTGTCGAGTGGCACCAAGATCCTGCTGGCGGTGGAGCCGCCCGAGGTGCTGGCCCGGCTGGTGCCGACCGAGGCCGACCGTGCGCGCGTCAAGGCCGCGGCCGCCCGCATCGGCAAGGCGAAGGAGATGCGGGTGGTGTCGGCCGCCGGCACCGACATCCGCTTCGCCCTGGGCGAGTTCCCGGTCATCAGCGAATACGGCTTCGTGGACGAACCCGGCCGCTGGGACCACTGGCCCAGCGGCTTCGCGCTCACCTTCCCCGACGAGGGCGGCAGCCAGGGCACCATCGTCATCGACAAGGGCGACATCCTGCTGCCGCAGAAACGCTACTGCAGCGAACGCATCGTGCTGACGGTGGAAAACGGCTACGCCACGAAGATCGAGGGCGGCATCGATGCCGCGCTGCTCGCCGACTACATGGCGGGCTTCGACGACCCCGAGTCCTTCGCCATCTCCCACATCGGCTGGGGCCTGCAGCCGCGCTCGCGCTGGTCCACCCTGGGCCTGTACGACCGGGAGGCCACCATCGGCATGGATGCACGGGCCTTCGAGGGCAACTTCCTGTTCTCGCTCGGCCCCAACAACGAGGCCGGCGGCAGCCGCACCACCACCTGCCATATCGACATTCCCCTGCGCAAATGCACGGTCAGCCTGGACGGGCAGGACGTGGTGCGCCAGGGCCAGGTCCTCGAATCCCAAGGCTGACACACCCGATGCACGCAGAGATCCAGACCTATGCCCGCCAGGGCTTCGGCGCCGAGTTGCCGCTCAAGGCCCCTTTCGGGCTGCTCATCGTCGATTTCGTCAACGGCTTCGCCGATCCGGCGATCTTCGGCGGCGGCAACATCGCCCCGGCCATCGCCAGCACCGTGCCGCTGCTGCAGGCGGCACGCGAACGCGGCTGGGCCGTCGCGCACAGCCGCATCGTCTATGCCGACGACGGGGCGGACCACAACATCTTCTCGCTCAAGGTGCCGGCCATGCTCACGCTCAAGGAGCAGGAGCACCGCAGCGCCATCGTGCCCGAGCTGGCGCCGGCCGCGGGCGAGCTGGTGGTGAGGAAGACCGTGCCATCGGCCTTCTTCGGCACGCCGCTCACCCAATGGCTGGCGCAGCGCGGGGTGCAGACCCTGGTGATCGCCGGCGCGGTCACCAGCGGCTGCGTGCGCGCCAGCGTGGTGGATGCCATGTCCTGGGGCTTCCGGCCGGTGGTGCTGTCCGACTGCGTGGGCGACCGCGCGCTGGCGCCGCACGATGCCAGCATGTTCGACATGGGCCAGAAGTACGCGGCGGTGATGACCCGCGACGAGCTGCTGCGCGCCGCCTGAGCCTGCGGCCGGCTCAGGCGTCCCGGGGCGCCGGCTGTTCCCAGGCCTGCGCCAGCGGGTTCAGCTCCGAGCGCGCCACGCTGCCTATGCCCAGATAGCCCTTGCCCTCGTGGCCCGGCGGATTGCGCCGGTACACCGGGTGCCAGCCGCGCTCCTGCATGCACTGCACGATGGCGAGCTTGACCGCGCCGGTGCCCAGTTCGCTCAGCAGGAATTCCGTGTGTTCGCCGATGCGGCGGGCGCCGAGCGCATCGGTGTCCGAAGCGAGCGCGAGAAAGAGGCCGCGGGCGATCGCCGGATGCACCGCGCGTTGGCCGTCCACCCCGGCGTCGACCAGCAGCGCATGCCGGTGCAGGTCCAGCTGCCCGCGCTCGCTGTCCAGGCCCAGCGAGGGGCGGAACACGCCGGCCTCGATGCCCTGGCGCAGCAGCTCGGGGTAGCGCTCCTGGCGTTCGAGCCGGTCCAGCGCGGAGAACACGGTGCTGTAGGTGCCGATGTCGGGCAGCGCCGGCTCGGGCAGCAAGGGTCCGTGCTGCAGCAGCCGGTCGAACAGGATCAGGGCCTCGGCCGGCCGGCCGCTGCGCTCGCAGGCGGACAGGGCGGTGTTGTAGTGCTGGGTGTTGGGGAACACCGGCGTGGGGAAGAAGGCGCCGCATGTCTGCAGGTGGTCGAACAGCGCGAGCAGCTTCCAGGGCTTGCGGGCGCGGTCGCAGCTGGCCATCGCCAGGTAGTAGCAGATGGCGTCGGGCGACACGCTGTGCCAGCGGCCGGCAAGCGTATCGAAGCGGCGGCAGCGCGCCAGGCCTTCCAGGCAGGCGATGGCCTTGTCCGTGTCGGCGCCGTATTGCCGGATGCAGGCGGAGGTGACCTTGAGCACCTGCTCGGCATCGACCTTGCCGCGGTTGAAGCGCTCGATGATGCCGGCATTGGGTTCCTGCCCCTGCAGATAGCGGCACTCCAGCAGGTGGAGAAAGCCGCAGGCCGGCACGACGGGCCAGGACGGCAGCACGCACGCATGCTGGGTCAGCACCGGCAGTTGCATCAGTTCGAAGGGCAGCGGCCACGGCAGCAAGCCGTCAGGCTCCTGAGCTGCCTCCTGGCCGCCGGGGGCGGGCTGCTGCGCGGCGGGCCAGGGTGCCGGGGCGGGGGAAGAATTGCCGTGCGCGTGGATCTGGTCCATGTGGGCGGGTCCTGGGCAAATGGTGTGCTTGGCGGGTGAGGCCTGTTCAGCCGGCGGCGCCGCCGCGGTCCGGGGAAGGGCACTGTTCGGCTGGCGCCACCCGGCTCTCGTCGTTCGGCTGGCCGGATGTGTTGACGGAGTAGGCCGCGGTCCAGCCCTGGCGCTGGATCCAGCCCTTCACGGCCTGCTCCAGCCCCTCGGGGCAGAAGGTGCCCAGCACGATTTCGGTGTTCCGGTCGATCGGCCTCGGCAGCCCCAGGGGCTGTGGCATGTAGCGCAGGCAATGCAGGATGGCGAGCGCCAGCGCCGGATCCACGCCGCGGGTGTGCGTGGCGGGCGCATGGTGCGGCGTCAGCACCGCTGTCCGGCGCAGGTCGAGGCGGTTGCCGGTCGCATCGAATCCGAGGCTGGGCTGGAAGACCTGGCCGTCCGGCCTGCCGGGATGGTCCTGCATGCCGCGCCACAGCAGGGGCGCATACCAGTCCGGCCGGCCGAGGCTGGCGCAGGTGCGCAGTCCGATGCAGTAACTCATGTAGGTGGCCAGCAGGGCGCAAGGCAGTCGTGGGCCGGTGCACAGGAGGCAGTCGAGCAGCGCCAGCACCGTCGAGGTCCAGCCGGACTTCTCGCAAGCCGACATGGCGGCGTTGATGCACTTCACGTCCGGCAGCGCGGGGATGGGGAAATGCGGTCCGTGCACCCGCAGGTGCTCGAACAAGGCCATCGCCATCGCCGGCTGGCGGCCCAGCTCGCAGGAGACGATCGCGACGGTGTAGGCGATGGTGTTGGGATAGACGGCCTGCACCTCGCC contains the following coding sequences:
- a CDS encoding alpha/beta fold hydrolase, yielding MGSRLLYGAHVRANGIRQHYLRYGGQGRPLLIVPGITSPAITWGFVAERLAERFDTYVLDVRGRGLSEASPTLDYGLDAMAADVAAFAEALDLRGYALVGHSMGARIGIRVSRHHGERLGCLAMVDPPVSGPGRRRYPSNLAWYLDSMRQARRGITVEQMRVFCPSWTEEQLRLRAEWLHTCDERAIVTTFDGFHQDDIQSDLPFVKVPSLLMVAGRGGVVAPEDQAEFTRLLPGLLTVQVPDAGHMIPWDDEAGFHAGLHSFLGTNLAAA
- a CDS encoding pentatricopeptide repeat-containing protein, producing the protein MDQIHAHGNSSPAPAPWPAAQQPAPGGQEAAQEPDGLLPWPLPFELMQLPVLTQHACVLPSWPVVPACGFLHLLECRYLQGQEPNAGIIERFNRGKVDAEQVLKVTSACIRQYGADTDKAIACLEGLARCRRFDTLAGRWHSVSPDAICYYLAMASCDRARKPWKLLALFDHLQTCGAFFPTPVFPNTQHYNTALSACERSGRPAEALILFDRLLQHGPLLPEPALPDIGTYSTVFSALDRLERQERYPELLRQGIEAGVFRPSLGLDSERGQLDLHRHALLVDAGVDGQRAVHPAIARGLFLALASDTDALGARRIGEHTEFLLSELGTGAVKLAIVQCMQERGWHPVYRRNPPGHEGKGYLGIGSVARSELNPLAQAWEQPAPRDA
- a CDS encoding MarR family winged helix-turn-helix transcriptional regulator, producing the protein MKPSTSGPADPAKALLFQRPGFLIRRLHQIHVAMFLEEFKTESVTPVQYGLMTAVAALPGLDQTALGQEVGLDRTTTADVVKRLEDRGLLERKPNPQDRRTRHVSLTDEGQRLVAALHANMTRAQERLLEPLREAEKSMLMDLMQRLVEANNQYSRTILRGI
- a CDS encoding non-heme iron oxygenase ferredoxin subunit, with protein sequence MTWTRIASVEQLGEDEALAVSLGERKLAVFHSGGSFHVTDNICTHAYALLSEGYVEDGCVECPLHQARFDLSTGAAMCAPATQPIRVYPVRIEGSDILVEA
- a CDS encoding isochorismatase family protein; its protein translation is MHAEIQTYARQGFGAELPLKAPFGLLIVDFVNGFADPAIFGGGNIAPAIASTVPLLQAARERGWAVAHSRIVYADDGADHNIFSLKVPAMLTLKEQEHRSAIVPELAPAAGELVVRKTVPSAFFGTPLTQWLAQRGVQTLVIAGAVTSGCVRASVVDAMSWGFRPVVLSDCVGDRALAPHDASMFDMGQKYAAVMTRDELLRAA
- a CDS encoding aromatic-ring-hydroxylating dioxygenase subunit beta, with the protein product MSALISKLFRPRRIALPRAIELAREVEAFNAEYCAVLDAGMVEQWPDFFTEDGVYRITARENAELNLPVGLVYAEGRDMMIDRAIAIGRTQMFAPRYNLHLVSNTRVTEELADGGIVAQANFVLLQTLVEGPSTIHMAGTFHDRFVRRDGGLLLAERQAIYDTTIIANDLVYPL
- a CDS encoding M29 family metallopeptidase produces the protein MPVSDHQLIGAWKQVLALSRLERGQTVTILTGAATHPQTLACALIATQDMGAIVNRLDLPPVNGEKAHSRDSLAYLGTTPLTGNPAAIAMLKASDLVLDLMTLLFSPEQHDILSSGTKILLAVEPPEVLARLVPTEADRARVKAAAARIGKAKEMRVVSAAGTDIRFALGEFPVISEYGFVDEPGRWDHWPSGFALTFPDEGGSQGTIVIDKGDILLPQKRYCSERIVLTVENGYATKIEGGIDAALLADYMAGFDDPESFAISHIGWGLQPRSRWSTLGLYDREATIGMDARAFEGNFLFSLGPNNEAGGSRTTTCHIDIPLRKCTVSLDGQDVVRQGQVLESQG
- a CDS encoding NAD(P)/FAD-dependent oxidoreductase, producing the protein MAAAERTGVLIVGAGQAGAMAAAALRGFAYAGRIVMVGSEPDLPYERPPLSKAMLAGEGAVEQIQLHPTGFHQEKDIETWLSAAVQSLDTSAQTATLADGRAIAYEHCLLATGGTARVVPGLPEHAPRVHYLRSVADALRLREALRRHASLLVIGGGFLGLEVASTAQSMGLDTTVLERGGRLLERVLPPVAGDWLRQRVELSGVRLRLDAACESFELGEQAVTATLASGERVSADIVVVAVGQVPDVALAREAGIDLHPANQGIRIDARCATSAPNLYAAGDCTSQHHPFLGSEQRLESWQSANEQARIAAAAIAGAETHPLAAPWFWSDQFGCNLQMQGLPAPGLSYHCRGGLSSTPPELPKFLLLGTDPQQRIVHAIAVNAGGDLRQLKPLIDGRVPCDIVSLCNPAAALKAQVRSALAQHTTPAIS
- a CDS encoding amidohydrolase family protein, translating into MNRIRKIAFEEHFMAPGFERYSPFLKFIAPSAAAELLARLSDIDAMRLAEMDAAGIAMTILSQTGLGIQGEPDTAAAIRAAAENNDYLATRIARHPGRFGGFACLAMQDPQAAADELERAVTQLGFKGALVNGHTLGRYYDDPAYDVVWERLQALDYPLYLHPIDFPQVPRTLEGFPVLHGATWGWGVETGSHALRLLFSGVFDRFPKLKIVLGHMGEGLPFQRWRYDSRFAAYPFGITLQRKPSEYIGSNIVITTSGVCSEAALKGAIAEMGAEAVMFSVDYPYEDTAIAADFIEQSDLDEATRALVCHGNAERLLKLDPQ
- a CDS encoding aromatic ring-hydroxylating dioxygenase subunit alpha, yielding MHSTHAVLNRTVRAKDAGLAGCTWPADALHFIPDWVYTSEEVYAREMELIFRGDTWNYVALEAEIPHAGDYKRSYVGDTPVVVSRAEDGSINVFENRCAHRGAEFCRHGQGNTKEFVCPYHQWSYDLKGNLQGVPFKRGVNKTGGMPKDFKNEEHGLKKLQVTTRNGVVFASYSVLVEPLEEYLQPEILKDFDVVFSGRKLKVLGYYKNELPCNWKMYHENLKDPYHATLLHSFLVVFGLLVAGNKSAMIADAKHGRHGTMASAKSDAQVSSENKAEMRSFHEGMALRDDRFLDFVKEFDSEWSVTMQTVWPNLVVQREMNTLGVRQIVPNGPNSMLMQWTMFGYEDDTEEMTRHRLRQGNLMGPAGFLGLEDNEAMKFVQEGVRRSSTDLNVIKLDADRIGTSETLISEACIRGMYQYYREVMGFQAA
- a CDS encoding maleate cis-trans isomerase family protein, with amino-acid sequence MTRPYRIGQIVPSSNTTMETEIPAMLRLREAIRPERFTFHSSRMRMKTVQKDELAAMDGESDRCSLELSDARVDVLGYACLVAIMAMGRGYHRQSQARLTAHTEKNEGKAPVITSAGALVDALRIMGAKKVALVAPYMLPLTELVVDYIRHEGFEVSDWTALQIPDNLEVGRHDPSRLPAIVAKLKTDDVDVIVLSACVQMPSLPVIAQVEAMTGKPVVTAAVATTYAMLKALELEPIVPGAGALLSGAY